One genomic region from Rattus norvegicus strain BN/NHsdMcwi chromosome 10, GRCr8, whole genome shotgun sequence encodes:
- the Myo1c gene encoding unconventional myosin-Ic isoform X2 — MESALTARDRVGVQDFVLLENFTSEAAFIENLRRRFRENLIYTYIGPVLVSVNPYRDLQIYTRQHMERYRGVSFYEVPPHLFAVADTVYRALRTERRDQAVMISGESGAGKTEATKRLLQFYAETCPAPERGGAVRDRLLQSNPVLEAFGNAKTLRNDNSSRFGKYMDVQFDFKGAPVGGHILSYLLEKSRVVHQNHGERNFHVFYQLLEGGEEEALRRLGLERNPQSYLYLVKGQCAKVSSINDKSDWKVVRKALSVIDFTEDEVEDLLSIVASVLHLGNIHFAADEDSNAQVTTENQLKYLTRLLGVEGTTLREALTHRKIIAKGEELLSPLNLEQAAYARDALAKAVYSRTFTWLVRKINRSLASKDAESPSWRSTTVLGLLDIYGFEVFQHNSFEQFCINYCNEKLQQLFIELTLKSEQEEYEAEGIAWEPVQYFNNKIICDLVEEKFKGIISILDEECLRPGEATDLTFLEKLEDTIKHHPHFLTHKLADQKTRKSLDRGEFRLLHYAGEVTYSVTGFLDKNNDLLFRNLKETMCSSTNPIMAQCFDKSELSDKKRPETVATQFKMSLLQLVEILRSKEPAYIRCIKPNDAKQPGRFDEVLIRHQVKYLGLMENLRVRRAGFAYRRKYEAFLQRYKSLCPETWPVWTGRPQDGVAVLVRHLGYKPEEYKMGRTKIFIRFPKTLFATEDSLEVRRQSLATKIQAAWRGFHWRQKFLRVKRSAICIQSWWRGTLGRRKAAKRKWAAQTIRRLIRGFILRHAPRCPENAFFLDHVRTSFLLNLRRQLPRNVLDTSWPTPPPALREASELLRELCMKNMVWKYCRSISPEWKQQLQQKAVASEIFKGKKDNYPQSVPRLFISTRLGTEEISPRVLQALGSEPIQYAVPVVKYDRKGYKPRSRQLLLTPSAVVIVEDAKVKQRIDYANLTGISVSSLSDSLFVLHVQREDSKQKGDVVLQSDHVIETLTKTALSADRVNNININQGSITFAGGPGRDGIIDFTSGSELLITKAKNGHLAVVAPRLNSR, encoded by the exons ATGGAGAGCGCCTTGACTGCCCGAGACCGGGTGGGGGTGCAAGACTTTGTTCTGCTGGAGAACTTCACCAGTGAGGCTGCCTTCATTGAGAACCTCCGGCGTCGATTCCGGGAGAACCTCATTTAT ACCTACATTGGCCCTGTCCTGGTCTCTGTCAACCCCTACCGGGACCTACAGATCTACACACGGCAACATATGGAACGCTACCGTGGCGTCAGTTTCTATGAAGTGCCGCCTCATCT GTTTGCAGTGGCTGACACTGTATACCGGGCGCTTCGTACTGAGCGTCGGGACCAAGCAGTGATGATTTCTGGAGAGAGTGGGGCAGGGAAGACAGAGGCCACCAAGAGATTGCTCCAGTTCTATGCAGAGACCTGCCCAGCCCCTGAAAGGGGTGGCGCAGTGCGAGACCGCCTGTTGCAGAGCAACCCTGTGCTGGAG GCCTTTGGGAATGCCAAGACTCTCCGCAACGACAACTCCAGCCGCTTTGGGAAGTACATGGATGTGCAGTTTGACTTCAAG GGTGCCCCTGTGGGAGGCCACATTCTCAGTTACCTCCTGGAGAAGTCTCGAGTGGTACACCAGAATCACGGAGAACGGAACTTCCACGTCTTTTACCAGCTCctggaggggggggaggaggaggctcTTCGTCGTCTGGGCTTGGAACGGAACCCCCAGAGCTACTTGTACCTGGTGAAG GGCCAGTGTGCCAAGGTCTCCTCCATCAATGACAAGAGTGACTGGAAGGTTGTGAGGAAGGCGCTGTCAGTCATTGACTTCACTGAGGATGAAGTGGAG GACTTGCTAAGCATCGTGGCCAGCGTCCTACATCTGGGCAATATCCACTTTGCTGCTGATGAGGACAGCAATGCCCAGGTTACTACTGAGAACCAGCTCAAATATCTGACCAGG CTCCTTGGTGTGGAAGGCACAACACTGAGGGAAGCCCTGACCCACAGGAAGATCATCGCCAAGGGGGAAGAG CTCCTGAGCCCACTGAACCTTGAACAGGCTGCATATGCAAGGGATGCTCTTGCCAAGGCTGTGTACAGCCGCACTTTCACCTGGTTGGTCAGAAAGATCAATAGGTCTCTGGCCTCTAAG GACGCTGAGAGCCCCAGCTGGCGAAGCACCACAGTTCTTGGGCTCCTGGACATTTATGGCTTCGAAGTGTTTCAGCATAACAG CTTCGAGCAGTTCTGCATCAACTATTGCAATGAGAAGCTGCAGCAGCTCTTCATTGAGCTGACTCTCAAGTCCGAGCAGGAGGAATACGAGGCAGAGGGCATCGcg TGGGAACCTGTCCAATACTTCAACAACAAGATCATCTGTGACCTGGTGGAGGAGAAATTCAAGGGCATCATCTCCATCTTG GATGAAGAGTGCCTGCGTCCTGGGGAGGCCACAGACCTGACCTTCCTGGAGAAGCTGGAGGACACAATCAAGCACCACCCTCACTTCCTGAC GCACAAGCTTGCTGACCAGAAGACCAGGAAATCCCTCGACCGAGGGGAGTTCCGCCTTCTTCATTATGCGGGAGAGGTGACCTACAGCGTGACTG GGTTTCTGGATAAAAACAATGACCTCCTCTTCCGGAACCTGAAGGAG ACCATGTGCAGCTCCACGAACCCCATCATGGCCCAGTGCTTTGACAAGAGTGAGCTCAGTGACAAGAAGCGGCCAGAGACG GTGGCCACCCAGTTCAAGATGAGCCTCTTGCAGCTAGTGGAGATCCTGAGGTCTAAGGAACCTGCTTATATCCGGTGCATCAAGCCAAATGACGCCAAACAGCCGG GTCGCTTTGATGAGGTGCTCATCCGACACCAAGTGAAGTACCTGGGACTTATGGAGAATCTGCGTGTGCGCAGAGCTGGCTTTGCCTACCGTCGAAAATATGAGGCTTTCCTGCAGAG GTACAAGTCACTGTGCCCAGAGACATGGCCCGTGTGGACAGGACGGCCCCAGGATGGGGTGGCTGTGTTGGTCAGACACCTTGGCTATAAGCCAGAAGAGTACAAAATGGGCAG GACTAAGATCTTCATCCGATTCCCCAAGACCTTGTTTGCCACAGAGGACTCCCTGGAAGTCCGACGGCAGAGTCTAG CCACCAAGATCCAGGCGGCGTGGAGGGGCTTTCATTGGCGGCAGAAATTTCTCCGGGTGAAGCGATCAG CCATCTGTATCCAGTCCTGGTGGCGCGGTACACTGGGCCGGAGGAAGGCAGCCAAAAGGAAGTGGGCAGCCCAGACTATCCGTAG ACTCATCCGTGGCTTCATTTTGCGTCATGCACCCCGGTGCCCTGAGAATGCCTTCTTCCTGGACCACGTGCGCACGTCATTTTTGCTTAACCTGAGGCGACAACTACCCCGGAATGTTCTGGACACCTCCTGGCCCACACCCCCACCTGCCCTGAGAGAG GCCTCGGAGCTGCTCCGGGAGCTATGCATGAAGAACATGGTGTGGAAATACTGCCGGAGTATCAGCCCTGAGTGGAAGCAGCAG CTGCAGCAAAAGGCGGTGGCTAGTGAAATTTTCAAGGGCAAGAAGGACAATTACCCCCAGAGTGTCCCCAGACTTTTCATCAGCACACGGCTTG GCACAGAGGAGATCAGCCCCAGAGTGCTTCAGGCCTTGGGCTCTGAACCCATCCAG TATGCAGTGCCTGTGGTAAAATACGACCGTAAGGGCTACAAGCCTCGTTCCCGGCAGCTGCTGCTCACACCCAGTGCTGTGGTCATCGTGGAGGATGCCAAAGTCAAGCAGAGAATTGATTATGCCAACCTAACTG GAATCTCCGTCAGTAGCCTGAGTGATAGCCTGTTTGTGCTTCACGTGCAGCGTGAAGACAGCAAGCAGAAG GGAGATGTGGTACTGCAGAGCGATCATGTGATCGAGACACTAACCAAGACGGCCCTCAGTGCTGACCGTGTGAATAATATCAACATCAACCAGGGCAG CATCACGTTTGCAGGGGGTCCAGGCAGGGATGGCATCATCGACTTCACATCTGGCTCAGAGCTTCTCATCACCAAGGCTAAGAATGGCCACCTGGCTGTG GTGGCCCCACGGCTGAATTCTCGGTGA
- the Myo1c gene encoding unconventional myosin-Ic isoform X3: MKCRLICFNPHSLQEQWSSHIWVGLPHPESSLTNLCPRFAVADTVYRALRTERRDQAVMISGESGAGKTEATKRLLQFYAETCPAPERGGAVRDRLLQSNPVLEAFGNAKTLRNDNSSRFGKYMDVQFDFKGAPVGGHILSYLLEKSRVVHQNHGERNFHVFYQLLEGGEEEALRRLGLERNPQSYLYLVKGQCAKVSSINDKSDWKVVRKALSVIDFTEDEVEDLLSIVASVLHLGNIHFAADEDSNAQVTTENQLKYLTRLLGVEGTTLREALTHRKIIAKGEELLSPLNLEQAAYARDALAKAVYSRTFTWLVRKINRSLASKDAESPSWRSTTVLGLLDIYGFEVFQHNSFEQFCINYCNEKLQQLFIELTLKSEQEEYEAEGIAWEPVQYFNNKIICDLVEEKFKGIISILDEECLRPGEATDLTFLEKLEDTIKHHPHFLTHKLADQKTRKSLDRGEFRLLHYAGEVTYSVTGFLDKNNDLLFRNLKETMCSSTNPIMAQCFDKSELSDKKRPETVATQFKMSLLQLVEILRSKEPAYIRCIKPNDAKQPGRFDEVLIRHQVKYLGLMENLRVRRAGFAYRRKYEAFLQRYKSLCPETWPVWTGRPQDGVAVLVRHLGYKPEEYKMGRTKIFIRFPKTLFATEDSLEVRRQSLATKIQAAWRGFHWRQKFLRVKRSAICIQSWWRGTLGRRKAAKRKWAAQTIRRLIRGFILRHAPRCPENAFFLDHVRTSFLLNLRRQLPRNVLDTSWPTPPPALREASELLRELCMKNMVWKYCRSISPEWKQQLQQKAVASEIFKGKKDNYPQSVPRLFISTRLGTEEISPRVLQALGSEPIQYAVPVVKYDRKGYKPRSRQLLLTPSAVVIVEDAKVKQRIDYANLTGISVSSLSDSLFVLHVQREDSKQKGDVVLQSDHVIETLTKTALSADRVNNININQGSITFAGGPGRDGIIDFTSGSELLITKAKNGHLAVVAPRLNSR; this comes from the exons ATGAAGTGCCGCCTCATCT GTTTTAACCCCCACAGTTTACAGGAACAGTGGTCCAGTCACATATGGGTGGGGCTTCCCCACCCTGAGAGCTCCCTGACAAACCTCTGCCCCAGGTTTGCAGTGGCTGACACTGTATACCGGGCGCTTCGTACTGAGCGTCGGGACCAAGCAGTGATGATTTCTGGAGAGAGTGGGGCAGGGAAGACAGAGGCCACCAAGAGATTGCTCCAGTTCTATGCAGAGACCTGCCCAGCCCCTGAAAGGGGTGGCGCAGTGCGAGACCGCCTGTTGCAGAGCAACCCTGTGCTGGAG GCCTTTGGGAATGCCAAGACTCTCCGCAACGACAACTCCAGCCGCTTTGGGAAGTACATGGATGTGCAGTTTGACTTCAAG GGTGCCCCTGTGGGAGGCCACATTCTCAGTTACCTCCTGGAGAAGTCTCGAGTGGTACACCAGAATCACGGAGAACGGAACTTCCACGTCTTTTACCAGCTCctggaggggggggaggaggaggctcTTCGTCGTCTGGGCTTGGAACGGAACCCCCAGAGCTACTTGTACCTGGTGAAG GGCCAGTGTGCCAAGGTCTCCTCCATCAATGACAAGAGTGACTGGAAGGTTGTGAGGAAGGCGCTGTCAGTCATTGACTTCACTGAGGATGAAGTGGAG GACTTGCTAAGCATCGTGGCCAGCGTCCTACATCTGGGCAATATCCACTTTGCTGCTGATGAGGACAGCAATGCCCAGGTTACTACTGAGAACCAGCTCAAATATCTGACCAGG CTCCTTGGTGTGGAAGGCACAACACTGAGGGAAGCCCTGACCCACAGGAAGATCATCGCCAAGGGGGAAGAG CTCCTGAGCCCACTGAACCTTGAACAGGCTGCATATGCAAGGGATGCTCTTGCCAAGGCTGTGTACAGCCGCACTTTCACCTGGTTGGTCAGAAAGATCAATAGGTCTCTGGCCTCTAAG GACGCTGAGAGCCCCAGCTGGCGAAGCACCACAGTTCTTGGGCTCCTGGACATTTATGGCTTCGAAGTGTTTCAGCATAACAG CTTCGAGCAGTTCTGCATCAACTATTGCAATGAGAAGCTGCAGCAGCTCTTCATTGAGCTGACTCTCAAGTCCGAGCAGGAGGAATACGAGGCAGAGGGCATCGcg TGGGAACCTGTCCAATACTTCAACAACAAGATCATCTGTGACCTGGTGGAGGAGAAATTCAAGGGCATCATCTCCATCTTG GATGAAGAGTGCCTGCGTCCTGGGGAGGCCACAGACCTGACCTTCCTGGAGAAGCTGGAGGACACAATCAAGCACCACCCTCACTTCCTGAC GCACAAGCTTGCTGACCAGAAGACCAGGAAATCCCTCGACCGAGGGGAGTTCCGCCTTCTTCATTATGCGGGAGAGGTGACCTACAGCGTGACTG GGTTTCTGGATAAAAACAATGACCTCCTCTTCCGGAACCTGAAGGAG ACCATGTGCAGCTCCACGAACCCCATCATGGCCCAGTGCTTTGACAAGAGTGAGCTCAGTGACAAGAAGCGGCCAGAGACG GTGGCCACCCAGTTCAAGATGAGCCTCTTGCAGCTAGTGGAGATCCTGAGGTCTAAGGAACCTGCTTATATCCGGTGCATCAAGCCAAATGACGCCAAACAGCCGG GTCGCTTTGATGAGGTGCTCATCCGACACCAAGTGAAGTACCTGGGACTTATGGAGAATCTGCGTGTGCGCAGAGCTGGCTTTGCCTACCGTCGAAAATATGAGGCTTTCCTGCAGAG GTACAAGTCACTGTGCCCAGAGACATGGCCCGTGTGGACAGGACGGCCCCAGGATGGGGTGGCTGTGTTGGTCAGACACCTTGGCTATAAGCCAGAAGAGTACAAAATGGGCAG GACTAAGATCTTCATCCGATTCCCCAAGACCTTGTTTGCCACAGAGGACTCCCTGGAAGTCCGACGGCAGAGTCTAG CCACCAAGATCCAGGCGGCGTGGAGGGGCTTTCATTGGCGGCAGAAATTTCTCCGGGTGAAGCGATCAG CCATCTGTATCCAGTCCTGGTGGCGCGGTACACTGGGCCGGAGGAAGGCAGCCAAAAGGAAGTGGGCAGCCCAGACTATCCGTAG ACTCATCCGTGGCTTCATTTTGCGTCATGCACCCCGGTGCCCTGAGAATGCCTTCTTCCTGGACCACGTGCGCACGTCATTTTTGCTTAACCTGAGGCGACAACTACCCCGGAATGTTCTGGACACCTCCTGGCCCACACCCCCACCTGCCCTGAGAGAG GCCTCGGAGCTGCTCCGGGAGCTATGCATGAAGAACATGGTGTGGAAATACTGCCGGAGTATCAGCCCTGAGTGGAAGCAGCAG CTGCAGCAAAAGGCGGTGGCTAGTGAAATTTTCAAGGGCAAGAAGGACAATTACCCCCAGAGTGTCCCCAGACTTTTCATCAGCACACGGCTTG GCACAGAGGAGATCAGCCCCAGAGTGCTTCAGGCCTTGGGCTCTGAACCCATCCAG TATGCAGTGCCTGTGGTAAAATACGACCGTAAGGGCTACAAGCCTCGTTCCCGGCAGCTGCTGCTCACACCCAGTGCTGTGGTCATCGTGGAGGATGCCAAAGTCAAGCAGAGAATTGATTATGCCAACCTAACTG GAATCTCCGTCAGTAGCCTGAGTGATAGCCTGTTTGTGCTTCACGTGCAGCGTGAAGACAGCAAGCAGAAG GGAGATGTGGTACTGCAGAGCGATCATGTGATCGAGACACTAACCAAGACGGCCCTCAGTGCTGACCGTGTGAATAATATCAACATCAACCAGGGCAG CATCACGTTTGCAGGGGGTCCAGGCAGGGATGGCATCATCGACTTCACATCTGGCTCAGAGCTTCTCATCACCAAGGCTAAGAATGGCCACCTGGCTGTG GTGGCCCCACGGCTGAATTCTCGGTGA